Within the Taeniopygia guttata chromosome 1, bTaeGut7.mat, whole genome shotgun sequence genome, the region tgtggTCATGCTGTCAAGAGCCATGGGTTGTCTGTTGTGAAGTTGAAGATCTTAAGGGCAGCACagtgaaaatgtgttttgtctCAAATGTGGCAAAAAAAGAGAGTTATCCCCATTATCCAAGACCTTTCTTAATAGTCTGGGCAGGATTGAGATGAAAATTTGAAGCTGTTTGCCCACTGCACAGTGTGGTTTCTGTGGGCCATACCTCAGCTGTGTCGAGGGCTATTTATGTTGCCTTTAAAGACAGCTAAACCACTCATTAAGGGATTTCCATCGAGGtgaataaaacagaataaaagtaGCCACATCTGGGCCACTGAGCTGCCACAGTTCCTGCCTGCAGGGTGTCCATGTGAAGTCTAGAGCAAGGTAGGGAAAAAGTAGTTTGTGGATCtaagagagaaagagatttaAGAGGTCCCTTtatctgctctgtgctgcctgtaAGGCAGCTCCCACACCTGGCCTTTTGTTGGTGCCTGGTCCATGGTGTCTAATCCTGTACTTTGGAACTGGTTGCTAAACAGTAAGTTCTCTTCTTGCAGAATGAAGTGTTTCCCTGCTCAGGTAGTCTTGGGGTGGTGCTCGCACCTACCAACAGTGTCACTGAAGATAGAGACATCAATTGAGGCACAGTTGCAAAGCTCACTGGGGTCCAAAATTAGACAGAAAGTGTCTAGGTGGTTCCAGCTCAGTGTAGGACATTGCAATAGATGACATGAAGTAATTAGTACTGTAGGTGTCTCTTAGAAGTGTTACTTTCATTTTTGAAACGTTCCTGACGTCATGGAATAAGTGTTTTGCTGTTAAATGGTTCTGTATAGGAAAAAAGTCAATTTCAGGCACATTCACAGGGGCTTCTGTGCAAAAGTATTATTAGGTAGCTCCTGGCACTACTGAGGGTTTAGTGTCACGCTGTAGTCATGGGGAGGGAGAGCTTGGGGGAGAGCAGCATTGTGCATCCTGTGAGGAAAGTGGATTACATAAAATCGTCAGGGAAACGCTAGTTAGAGATTTCTATTGTGTGGGAAGCAGAGTGGTGCTTTTCACAGAATACACGCCTGTCTTGGAGAGCTGAAAGGTACCAACACTTGAAATAACACGCTGGGGAAAAGGTCTCTGTGTGGTTCCTTAGGTTACATAAGCAATACATGCGCATGAGCCTTCTGCCCCAAAATTCAAGGCTGCTGTGGAGCTCTCctagcagagctggctgcaggatTGCTAAGGACACCATTCATGCTAACAGGGATGCTGTGAAGTATTTTGTTAACAGATCCCAGCCATTCCACTACTGAGAGGCTGTGAGTAGCCCTTGATAAACACTGTGGCTGAACAcactgatattttttatttggggAAGAGCAATGTTCACCTACCTGTGTAATGCCCCCTCACTGTTTACCCCTAAAAATCCAACAGAATTAGCTCATCAAACAGCGGTAATGTCCTTGCTGAACTAAAAAACCCACATATTAGTCAGGTCTTCTCCAAGTGCAACTTTATTTTAAGCTTCTTGGTTAGAGAAAAGGTCATTGGGTAGACAGCAGCAACTGAACCATGCTCACTGATGACAACTGTCAGCTTAGCTGGCATCCTGGAATATCCCTGATGAATTTCATCTGGACAAGAGAAGGAAGGAGTCAAGGCAGGGCTGTTCCTCATGAAAAGCTGTAGTTACCCCTGGCAATCAGATGACTGAAATTATATGGCTGAGGGTGGGTGCAGTGTGCAGTGGATTTGTTTCTCTGAAAAGATGAAATCTCATTCTGAAGTAGAGGAGCAGTCACGTTTGGCTTTCCCCACTCTGCATACGTAGCAGCACAGGCCAGGGTGTATTTTAGGCTCATTGCCATCATCagtgtgcagaaaatatttcacttgaTATCCTCTTTTGATCAGATCCAAGCAGGAATGTTTTTCTCCATGTCTCCTGAGCTAGAAGGGGCCCTGCAGGGAAATGTGCTTAGAGCAAAGGAGGGTTGGGCTTTGACTGCCATACCCTTCACATGGGTCAGCACCTTCACTTCTCCACTTTTTCCACAGTGAAGACAGTTCTATCTCCTCCTGCGCTCCATCAGTGCGCAAAGCTTTTTGTCCAGCCCTAGTCCTCTGGTTTGGAGGTGCTCTCTCCTTCTCTGCCTGGATTCCTCAGTCCTCCCAAGGCTGTGTCTGTGGATAGTACAGATGGCCTGTATAGCACAGGAGAGGTGTCTTCTTATGTGCATTGTCACTCACAATTCAAGCAAAGGTTTGAATTGTGTTTTTCATGGTGAGTTGACTCCTACAGGAGTCCTGTTATTAATAACAGTTCACAGCTCTGAGCATGCCGAGTCCCTGGGCCTACTATCTACCTTGGTTAAACTTCAATgcttttttaatgcagaatttGGTTGCTGTGTGAAGGCCAAGAAGAGACTTTTTCAAATACCAGACTACTGTTTGACTGTGTTTTGCTGCTGTGGCTTCTGTTTCAGGGAATTCTGAGATTTTATGCTTGTTTTAACCTAAGTGTATTTGCATCTCTAGTGCTGCCTCTTATTTTCAGTGTCTGTGGTGGATGTTGCCATTGCCCTATGCAGGGTTTCCCCACTAGAGATCCGCAAGTTTCCCAAACTAGCAAGCTGGCACAGAAATTCCTGGTGGCACATGTTAGAACTGAGAATGAAAGTTCTCAGTGCAGATGATAATcatcatttaaatatttttgtctaaGGAGGGGCTTGTTCTGAGagctctgtttttctctctttaccTTTCATATAGCAAGGAGCGTGCAGCTGGTGCTGGTTCAGGGGCAGCAGCTGGTCTTGCAGGCGGACACCATCGGGAAGCATGGACTACAAAGGGACCATCATACGAGGACTTGTATACCCAGAATGTTGTCATCAGCATGGAGGACCAGGAGGATCTGAACCGGTCTGCAAGTGAAGGAAAGCCAGCCAGAGAGAGACCCATTTGGCTGCGGGAGAGCACGGTGCAGGGGGCTTATGACCCTGATGAAATCAAAGATGGTAAGAAATTCACAGAGCAGAAGTACTGCTGGGCTTATACAAGGCCTTTGCAGTGCTGTCAAAAACATgttctgctctgtgtgtgtgtgtgtttgtgcagctgctgctcccaacACTGGAGTGTctgctcccctctgctctgcaaagcacCTGTGTGTAGGTAGATGTAAAAATTCCTTAGATCCAGGATTGAAATCTAGGTCAGTAAAGCTGAGCAGTCCATGAAATTCTGAGGCGGCTTCTAAAATGTTAAATAACTGTTGTCTTCTACCTTGAGAGTTTATTGCTTCTAGATTAAGTTCTTTCAGTTTCATCTAGAAAGGTGTCTCCCTAATAGGTCACTgctgaaaaataacatttattaatGTTCAGTGACCCTGAAGTCTACTCAATCTACCAGCACTGTTTATATACTCCCAGTCTTCTTGATAACTGTTTCTCAAAACTTGTTATATATGAACAATACTCAGAAATACAGCTTCTGGAAGTACAGTTGGAAGGTCTGTCACCATGACAGGTGAGTCTTTATTCCCTTCTGTTTGTTTCTCATTAtctgtgcttttattttcattcatctGGGAGTCAGGTTATCCGCAGACTAATGGTCTTATAACCATTAGTAGAAACTTTCTGCGTTGGTATGTGTGCTTTTTAAGCTTCCATGCCGAAACTGGAAATTGAGaccttttttgatttttacaagAGTGAGTCAATAGATAGAGTAATTTTAGAATTATGAACTGAAACTGTTGAAACTGTTGCCCTAGCAGGAAGATATGGCAAAAGGGAATAATGTGTGTGAGTATGTGACCCTGGAACTTGTGCCATGTTCAGGGGAGGAGTGGAGTACTTAGGTGTagcagaagggaagaaaatagaTGTGATATAATGGTCACAAGATATCTAAAGAACTTGTTCACATGTAATGCCTTTCAAGTGTATTATGGATCCAAAGCATTTTTCAAATAGATTAAGCAAAGTGAGATGATTGAACAACCTGCTCCTGCAGTATGTAGCAGATTTTGTTGTTACTCACCAGCCATGGTGAGTTCTCACCCCATTTTTCTGCTAGACATTCAATTCACCTGTAGTTTTAAATCAACTCCTTGAGACAACTTTTGATGTACACAGCATAAATATTTCTCAAGAAGTCGCTGAGGAACATGGAGGTGGAATATCTCCTTACAGGATATTGGCATCACTGCTTAGCCTCCTCAGCTACTGGAGATCAAAGAGGGAGCTTGTAGAAATAGCCTGAAATTGCTGCTGCAACACATAAACAGGAAGGACAGAAACGTGGGACCATTGACAGAAAAGATTCACTGCTTGGATCTGGCAGAAATAGTTCTTGCAAGCAAGATACAGCCCCTCTGAGCCACAGAGTCAGCCTTTGTGGAGCTAGCTCTGGCTGTTGTCATTTCACAGCTCTCAGTGTGATGAGCTATATTATTTCACAGAGATGCTCTCCTACAGCCTTTTCTGCTCCACAGTCACAAGCACTGAGCTGAGCACACGACTGCCAACACAATGcctttattctttctttctttctttcaggaatTTGGCAGTGCTCTAGTATTAGTAGTTGTAGTCATCACCCATTACTACAACTTTATTTACAGTGAAAACAGAATTCTGGTGAAATTAGGTATGGTTCTTTTGGCCTTCATTTTACCACAGGAAAGGAGTGACCAAAAAGTGCCCTGGCTTTTAGTGCTAAATGCAAAACTTACTTCCTTCACcttattttttaatctcaagTTGAAATTCGTAACCAGCACATTTCTGACTGGGGAGGGGAAAGACTTGGGATCTGCCTGCCTGGATGGTGCTGAAACCGTGAGGGTCTGTGTCTTGGAGGAGTGGGCAAGTGGCTGCCTGTATGAAGGCAGAATGCCAAGACCTCAGCTCCAGCAATTGTTCATGGGCAGCATCTTTTGGTGTAAGACAGAAAGTCTGCCACAGGGAGCCTGTCCTACTTTTTagaccttattttttttccctccatatttaattttttgttttgttttttgttttgtggtgctttttgaggttttttggggttttttcccataCTGCCTGTAGTTTTTTCGGTACTAGGTGGACTCACAGCCCTCTCACCAAAGGTAGGAAGGATTAGGAGAGGTTTTCTATGGGATGCTAGTTTTTGAGCAGAATTTTACCTTTAGAATCCATGAACTGCAGACATCCTGCCTATCAGAGCCATATTGAGCCCTCCCAGCTGTTGTTCAGCCAAGTTTTCTGAAAGAGGAGCACAGGCCAGATGTGTCTGCTGGGACACTGCAGTCCCCTTCAGATAAGAGGTGAAGGTAGGGAGCCACAGGGACTGTCTGGGCTGTGTTTCAGCTTGGAGAGCAGGCACTGGTTagttctgtgctgtgctgcacagctgggctgcaggcTGTCAGCTGCATCTGCTCCATGCCATCACCATCTTCCTGTAAGGAGCTTTTCCCCTTTCTGCCTGGTATAGGTGTACCTCTGAGCTCACTAGGCCTGGCTGCTCTAAATGTTTTATAACACATGATTTCAACATATTTTTTGTCTGCCTGGATCCATTTCTTCTCTGTGTTCATCCTTACAGGCAGGGAGCTCAGCAGGATAGGACATGGGCTTGGGGTCTGTATTTTAAGGAttgctttgctttctgctcCACTGTAGTGCCTGAGTAGGACACCTCCCTGGGGAAGTCTTTTCTAGGTCCCTGCCCATCATGCATTTGTTGTCTTCACTTGCAATGTGCTCCTGGTCAAGGCTTCCAGCTGGGAGCCATGGTGACTCTAGGCCTCCCAGCTCCTAGGAAATGTCAGTACTTGCTCTGCCATTACGAGACATAACTGTCTCAAAATTTCAAGAGAGAGGAGGAGTTGGCGTAGAGAAAGGGTGTGACTTTGCCAACTGAGCTCAGTGGCAGTGATTAATGAAGGTTAAGAAAGCTTTCAGGTCTGTCACACAGATGTCTGTGAGGAAATGCTCATTCCCTCGTGTCCCTTTGCAGGGGGCCGGGATCTGAATGCGTTCCAGGAGCGTGAGGAGAGCCGGGCAGCCCTGGATGACAATGAGGAAGTGATGCGTGCCCTGCTCATCCACGAGAAGAAGACGCCTTCCGCTTCCACCGTCACTGTCAGTGGTGCCGCTCCTCTCTCTGGCGGCAACGCGAGCGACTCCGAGAGCGAAACGAGTGAGTCGGAGGAGGagtcccctccccaccctgccgCCACAGCCACCACAACGTatgggctggaggaggaggaggaggatgaagagtTTGAGGTGGTGGCAGAAGACCCCACTGTCACAGTGGCTGGGCGCCCGCATTCTTACAGCCAAGTGAGCCAGCGCCCTGAGCTGGTGGCCCAGATGACACCGGAGGAAAAAGAGGTTTACATAGCCATGGGGCAACGCATGTTTGAGGACATGTTTGATTAACTGGTCCCTGCTGGGGCGTTTTTTAAAAGGTGACTTTTTAAGGCAGAGACTCTTTAGCAGAACAGAAGACTGGAGCGCATCTTCCCTCTCTGTGCACAAGCAGGGTAactgcagctcagcactgctAATCTCAGGCATCCTGCTCGCCagagcaggggagcagcagagctgcatgtGCCAAAACACATAGGGGAGGACGAGTCTCAGAAGTGAGGATGCTTGCACAGTAAAAATCTGGTTCAGGGTGCCCTGCACAGGCCCTGCTTTAACCTTCGCCTAGGCCCTAGCAGTTCTTTCTCCCGATGGCTTTAAGTTGATTTTTGTTGCAGATCCCAGTGATGTCCTCATCCCTGCTCTCAGGGGACATAAGGGTTCCGTAGTCTGAGCAGAGTGCTCTGCAGAGGAGGGCATATGTAACATacagctgcctgtgctcagcGAGGGGAGAGAAGAGGGAAGTATTTGTCTCCTGATGACAAGCTCAGACAGGGCTTGTAGTTGACCCTCTGCCAGAAGCCACTGGCCACCAGAGTGGCTCTTTCTAAGCAGGCCTGTAGGCAGCAACATTTTCTTGCTCCAGTTCACTTCCTGCTGGGACTCAGCACCTCAAGGTCAGCTGTAACTTGAAACAGGCAGAGTGAAAGCATTGGCAAGCACATGCAGTCAGTCACTTCTTGTCAGTGTAACAAATGCCCTCCATGGATctgagctgcctgtgctctgaCTTGCCAGGAGAAACTTTCATTTTCCAATATTGCTGCCTGTTGCTTCTGCCTAACCCTGTCCATGAAGACATGCAGACAGTTCAcagtgggcagagctgctgtcaggcagtgccagagAAGTAGCATAACTAAGTTTTATTTGCAATCTCACTAGGGCTATATGATTTTAAGAGGAATTATACAACTTTGAATTCTGCTTGGCACACTCTTTTACCACAGAAAGACATTTATCAGTGCCTGTAGAGCAATataatgtttttaatgtttttctctttcaattgaaaatgttgcttttttaaaattgttgtgTTTTCCTACACAGTgctacaataaaacaaaattataaaagagTTCTGTGTTCCAGAGAGTAGGGGCAGCATTATGTGCTGTTCCACTTATATGGGCGGTACAAATTTGCTGCTCACTGAGACTGTAAATCTCTTTTATACTAACTATGCTTTCTATGTTCTGCTAACCTTGTAATGCCTCCTTTGTGGTTTGATTTTCAGCTTCTCAATACTCTGAATCCCCTCCTTTTTAAATAgtgttttgaattttcttttaagtcaTTTTAAAGAggaataaataaacagaaaccTCTCCCCTTTGTCATGTTTCAGTTTATCTTGTGCCTAGTTGGGAATATTGTTTGCTTATCATTTTGATTTATTGgattcaagaagaaaaaaacaatttgaGGTCTCCTTTGAGAGGATCATTTGAAATCCCACTGCACATTGTTTTTCCTTAGCAGAGGTTCCTTGAAtttattggatttattggattcaagaagaaaaaaacaatttgaGGTCTCCTTTGAGAGGATCACTTGAAATCCCACTGCACATTGTTTTTCCTTAGCAGAGGTTCCTTGAATGCCTCCTGGAATCTCCTGCATTTCCAGGATGACTGTTTCATTACATTGGTGCCATGTAGAAAACAGAGGCTGCTTTTGATCACCACTTccatttctttcctccttcctcaaGGGAAGCATAGGCTGATGGTAGAGGACTTGCAGACATTGTACTGCTGGTTAAAATGGTGTTCTTGTGTAGACAGGCTTCCAAGATCTTGTATCAAGCTTCTAGATATCAAGTCATAGAGCTGATAAGTCAGACTCAGTGATCAGCTAGCAGAAAAAAACGTGCTGTACCCATTCTGTCTAGATTTAATCTGTCTGACTTCAGTATTATCACTGGAGAAAAGCAGGTAGATTTACAAGGAGCCAAAAGCAGAAACTGAGAACTAATCCTGAATACACAAAACTGCTCAGACTCTGGACTCACCAGGACTGTATACTGAGTTTTCAGTTTGCAAAATCAAGTTGTAGGTTAAGTAAAGAGGAAGTGAAGAAATACCCAGCATAAACATCTATAAAGTAGTGGATTTcttaataaatacatttaattgtGGTTTGTGCAGCGGTTGCAGTTTTTGTCATTAAGCAAGGCACATCCTGCACATGGGGAAATAAGTGAGTGTTGTGGGGTTTGCCTTCCATCTCTCATCCACCACAGGATGTAGCCCTTGGGAGGACTAGAGAGATCAAAGGTGCATGAGCAGATGCCATCGTTTCCTGCCCTCTCCAACAGTTCTGGCATTAGAAAGggtggctgctctgctctgttccagcCAGTTCGGGCTCTGGAAGGACAGCCAtacactgctgcttccctgtcATGACAATCACGGCTTGAAGGAACAGAACACCCAGCTGATAGTGCcctctttctcttcctgcagCTGAACAGGGGTCTGCATGCATGGCAGGAGGGAAAAACAGCCTCTGCAAGCAAAgccaggcacagccaggcacCGCCAGCAAGTTGGTGATAATGCAAGGGATAAAGCCATTAATTCTGAGGAAGGCCCAGCCATTTCCCCTGCCTGCTGGAGCACATGTGCTGCATTAACGCTAACCCAATAATGCTGTCAAGCCTTCCTGGGTGGATGTTCTGTCTAACTCCAAACCAGTTTCTCCATCTGCTTCTGATATAAAGTGCATTTTATTCGATAAGTGATACCTGAGaattcaagaagtgtttggacaacgcTGTCAGGCGTATGGTGTGATAATTGGgtgtgtcctgtgcagggccaggagctggacttggaTGATGTTTgttggtcccttccaactcagagtATTCCATGGTTCTGTAGATGTACATGAGGGCAGGGCACTGGAGCTCTCTCTAGAAAGAGAACTGTTTTTCAGGCTGCTTATGCTCTTATTCCCAATGGTCAGAGGTGCCTCTCCCAGGTGGATGAGAGCTGCCTTTGTTTCTGCTACCACTGCAGGTCAAGAAAACTGCATCTTTACTTAAGTTATGTGCTCGTACAGACCAGGCCAGAGCAGATTAGCCAAGCTGTTGATGGAGGGAAAGTGCACTGTCAACCCTGAAGAACAGAAGCATTCCAATCTTTTCTACTAAGCTTCCAAAAATTGGCTTCCTCCATCCAActcttcctgtgctgctgcctcctttAGACTTGGATTAAACAGACTTCTCTGTAAGAGTCAAGGGATTTGAAGATCCCTTGGAGGAATCCTAGAGGGCAGAAAAATAGCATCACCTCTTTCCTGAGACATCTGAGGAGCCGTCCCTGCTCCTCAGTGATCCCTGCAGCGCCAGGACATGCTGTGAAGTTTAAGAGGGCCTGGCAGGGGAGGCAGCCTGCTGTGCTTGGGTCTGTGTCTCCCACTGAGCCCCCCTGGGAGGAGAAAATAGTCTCGGGAATCAAATGCAAGGCAAAGCCTTCATGGAAACAGAAAGTTTATGATGAGGTGGAAGGACATGTTGACAGCAGGGCGAGCCAGCGGGCTGTCCAGGGGCAGGCTGCAggggcaaagcagcagcagcagcctcagttCTCTGGTGTGTGTCAGCATAAACAAGAGAGGTTTTGGGCCCTGTCCTTTGGAGCAGGGACGTGTCACACAGTGCTCCAGGTTattcctcagggctgtccaggACT harbors:
- the GTF2E1 gene encoding general transcription factor IIE subunit 1, with protein sequence MTDPDVLTEVPAALKRLAKYVVRGFYGIEHALALDILIRNPCVKEEDMLELLKFDRKQLRAVLNTLKGDKFIKCRMRVETAPDGKTTRHNYYFINYRLLVNVVKYKLDHMRRRIETDERDSTNRASFKCPICFSTFTDLEANQLFDPRTGTFRCTFCETEVEEDESAMPKKDARTLVARFNEQIEPIYALLRETEDVNLAYEILEPEPTEIPALKQSKERAAGAGSGAAAGLAGGHHREAWTTKGPSYEDLYTQNVVISMEDQEDLNRSASEGKPARERPIWLRESTVQGAYDPDEIKDGGRDLNAFQEREESRAALDDNEEVMRALLIHEKKTPSASTVTVSGAAPLSGGNASDSESETSESEEESPPHPAATATTTYGLEEEEEDEEFEVVAEDPTVTVAGRPHSYSQVSQRPELVAQMTPEEKEVYIAMGQRMFEDMFD